Proteins from one Loktanella sp. M215 genomic window:
- a CDS encoding peroxidase family protein, translated as MATTDFNVNQDDLAFILRNIKVAEAHSGGMTLTAAIQAAYGVDANDANLLPAGLRTVTGVYNNLAPGKEMLGAADTPFPRITDPAFVNDPDGDSIDFDGPGGQPATVQGNYGIPGNVVDADPRTISNLIVNQTIDNPAAIAAWFSNPLALDAFHERYGPNAKPIDPKDAIVAITDPSFEATSLADGQAGVISNPLGNFTTAAPAGWTLTGGGGLFAPAATTTSAAGHTGGNVAYLQGGGSLSQNLSGVVLQTGGSVSLSLNVGDRTDIAWTGGEVRLVDANGVVLATAILPEPADGQWSSVTLDSGPVPATSNGLGVRLEIVNTGGNQFLIDNVAATALGANEVPLDNADIATIPNQSPDIGLSPGFNSWMTFFGQFFDHGLDLVTKADNGTVYIPLNPDDPLIKGDDGILGTADDLPPHLQFMAVTRAKVDANGNAENTTTPFIDQNQTYTSHPSHHVFLREYVMGNAMDGKGERPLATGHLLDGQQPGTIATWADVKAQAASMLGIALNDFDVHNAPLLVTDEYGEFVRGPNGYPMMVMTDGSLKEGNPAAPITTAGAVATGHQFLVDIAHHAGPGIVDPDHNPGTDNSVAQIADFDMIDANGDGVSDAADVTLLAGRLTDVTGDGVIDVADLADVNLDGVIDAADLVADDHNPLTYDDEMLDAHYLSGDGRGNENIALTAVHSVFHAEHNRLVEENKLTILESAAGGDVTFLNEWLLADVTEVPADTSTLVWDGERMFQAARFVTEMQYQHLVFEEFARRIQPNVDPFVFTNTPDMDPSIIAEFAHTVYRFGHSMLNDTVDRLDNDLNPLGGDHATLIEAFLNPQMFAASGADVGEIIANVVRGAVGDVGNEIDEFVVPALQSNLLGLPLDLAAINIARGRETGIKSLNEIRKELYNDYGHADLKPYTSWIDFAQHMKHPQSLVNFVAAYGTHAAITGATTLEEKRAAAWELITGTTLDGVPSANPLIADRLDFLNARGTYATAALGGMNNVDLWIGGLAEELNEFGGMLGSTFNFIFEYQMEHLQTGDRFYYLSRTQGTNLLNQLEPNTFTDLVMRNSDLSDPHATHLNGSLFVTPDFVFELDRGIAQRHGTVDPTHDDPFLQMIDPKVERDYSNTVTIDGHDYGGTIRFSGGEHVVLGGTEGRDSLYGDKGIDTLWGDGDDDYLNAGMESDNVFGGAGNDIIEDPFGDDVLRGGEGDDVISAGSGLDLIFGDEGSDFIIMGMDDKEGFGGEDNDFMLGGTGNELVQGGEGDDWLEGGDGFDTLAGDNSQLFFNSTIVGHDVMWGQGNDTDYDGESGDDIMLSGPGIQRFNGMFGFDWAIAKHDTQGVDFDFGIPLFVNDPGFILRDRFDLVEGGSGWKYDDVIAGDDRGNTRVDFGIDAVWEKHQLDQAGIDRIEGLAELLNVVGVAGASFRDGNILLGGDGNDRLQGNGGYDILDGDAWMNVRLAIGPDANGVEAPVTTAESLAELVPYMLNGTIKPSQISIVREILYDETPDDNIDTAIYRGTRAEYLIEGADTMIIDGLEVQGFFGYAFDANNDGFISIMDLDDGITGATVNGTPLISRSLVVDDTDKLRNIEHLEFTDRTLVVGSDQILGIGTVAINDPTPFDDGTTILVTPYVGQELTATLTLDPSISAPLDANGNPVGLTFEWQQKLENGNTGWQTIGTGLTYVVQPGTAGQLMRAVAVFETAGGITERIGGPATDLVERPLFVNEESPAGTVVIDRVPFDTAGALVPSQYISHAIVPGQDAGGRFAIVTNGLDPNGAPRYSIVVADPAPVMDYEMQDAFQTVDNQYQIVVQSTDIRDGTIIDTRQLTVLLNDVAEVNVAPTDIQLNVVAAGDTLPDVGLLGTLSTTDDNAITGFTYQLVGGSVGFAVSPSGEVSRLDTPLDAGTTYTLDIRVTAPDGLTRTETFVLTTGDNGNNAIVFTTASDAVGYGGNGADVIVGNVGNDALFGQVARDQLFGGLGNDSLYGGRGVDDLFGGDGNDTLMGDEANDAIFGGNGDDRIVWTSRNGGGIDGHDVIDGGANDAGGDTFVLNGRSDISELYRIYTRAEAIAAGATEASLAPGTEIVVTRGNNLSFDVRIIAELDNIEEIVVNLARVTPLTPNGVINGSRIEVIGDFTGTSLRPNTIHIDGGSGDDTVDISALTSAHRIVFKSNGGHDTVIGTPRPQDVIDMGDTPLPDAPVGVPTSTTDDTDQDDDDSGESGSDDGADNSGNDGADNGSDGSDDGSATGSGSDDEGSVDDDGGDDATSEPVSSDPVVLVPAVVDMVLTGTDAGETLVTETGADHVFGGGGDDNIITGAGADMVFGDGGSDRIFAGDGADYVTGGAGTDLVFGGAGDDTFVATYSDGDDIYHGDGLGGDSGSDTLDMAAIKLAVTVDLGTDGNSRGSAYSGWTGTDILYDIENVVTGSGDDVITASTAVNVIDGGAGMDIFRFTSAAAADGDTLSSFQPGDTIDLSQIDAMAGQAGDQAFTITSGALTGAGQLLISEEVRDGQTFTLVQGTADDDAEADFTIAIRGSHHLTAGDFSL; from the coding sequence ATGGCCACCACCGATTTCAACGTGAACCAAGACGACCTCGCCTTTATCCTGCGCAACATCAAAGTCGCCGAGGCGCATTCCGGCGGCATGACCCTGACGGCGGCCATTCAGGCGGCTTACGGGGTGGACGCGAACGATGCCAATCTGCTGCCCGCGGGCCTGCGGACCGTCACGGGGGTCTACAACAACCTCGCCCCCGGCAAGGAGATGCTTGGTGCGGCGGATACGCCCTTTCCGCGGATCACCGACCCGGCCTTCGTGAACGACCCAGACGGGGATTCTATTGACTTTGACGGACCCGGTGGCCAGCCCGCGACCGTGCAGGGCAACTACGGCATACCAGGCAACGTGGTGGACGCGGACCCGCGCACGATTTCAAACCTGATCGTCAACCAGACCATCGACAATCCGGCAGCGATCGCAGCGTGGTTTTCCAATCCGCTGGCGCTGGACGCGTTCCACGAACGCTACGGCCCCAATGCCAAACCCATTGATCCCAAGGATGCGATCGTCGCCATCACCGATCCCAGCTTCGAGGCGACGTCCCTGGCCGATGGTCAGGCGGGGGTCATATCGAACCCGTTGGGCAACTTTACCACAGCCGCACCGGCGGGCTGGACGCTGACAGGGGGTGGTGGCCTGTTCGCCCCCGCTGCCACGACGACCAGCGCCGCGGGCCACACAGGCGGCAACGTCGCTTATCTGCAGGGCGGCGGCAGCCTGTCGCAGAACCTGTCGGGCGTCGTATTGCAGACCGGCGGATCCGTGTCACTGAGCCTGAATGTCGGCGACCGGACGGACATCGCGTGGACCGGTGGCGAGGTGCGCCTTGTGGACGCCAATGGCGTCGTGCTGGCCACCGCCATCCTGCCGGAACCCGCCGACGGTCAGTGGTCGAGCGTCACCCTCGACAGCGGTCCGGTGCCTGCGACCTCGAACGGTCTGGGCGTACGGCTGGAAATCGTGAACACCGGCGGAAACCAGTTCCTGATCGACAACGTGGCGGCCACGGCGCTGGGCGCGAACGAGGTGCCGTTGGACAACGCGGATATTGCCACCATTCCGAACCAGTCGCCGGACATCGGCCTGTCGCCGGGGTTCAACTCCTGGATGACGTTCTTTGGGCAGTTCTTTGACCACGGTCTGGATCTGGTGACAAAGGCGGACAACGGCACGGTCTATATCCCGCTGAACCCCGACGATCCGCTGATCAAGGGCGATGACGGAATCCTTGGCACGGCGGACGATCTGCCGCCGCACCTGCAGTTCATGGCCGTCACACGCGCTAAGGTCGATGCCAACGGCAACGCCGAGAACACGACGACGCCCTTCATCGACCAGAACCAGACCTATACCTCTCATCCGTCGCACCACGTGTTTCTGCGGGAATACGTCATGGGCAACGCCATGGACGGCAAGGGCGAGCGCCCCTTGGCCACCGGTCACCTGCTCGACGGCCAGCAGCCCGGCACGATCGCCACCTGGGCCGACGTGAAGGCGCAGGCGGCCAGCATGCTGGGCATCGCGTTGAACGATTTCGACGTGCACAACGCACCGCTGCTGGTCACCGATGAATACGGCGAATTCGTCCGCGGGCCGAATGGCTATCCCATGATGGTGATGACCGACGGATCACTGAAGGAAGGCAACCCCGCCGCACCGATCACCACCGCGGGTGCGGTGGCAACCGGCCACCAGTTCCTGGTCGATATCGCGCACCATGCGGGTCCGGGGATCGTGGACCCCGACCATAATCCGGGCACGGACAATTCCGTGGCGCAGATTGCCGACTTCGACATGATCGACGCCAATGGCGACGGCGTGTCTGACGCGGCCGATGTCACGTTGCTGGCTGGCAGGCTGACCGATGTGACAGGAGACGGCGTGATCGACGTGGCCGATCTGGCGGACGTCAACCTTGACGGTGTCATCGACGCCGCCGATCTGGTCGCCGACGACCACAACCCGCTGACGTATGACGACGAGATGCTGGACGCCCACTACCTGTCCGGCGACGGCCGCGGCAACGAGAACATCGCGCTGACCGCCGTGCACTCGGTCTTTCACGCCGAGCACAACCGGCTGGTCGAGGAAAACAAGCTGACGATCCTCGAGTCCGCCGCCGGTGGCGACGTGACCTTCCTGAACGAATGGCTGCTGGCCGACGTGACCGAGGTGCCCGCCGACACCTCTACCTTGGTGTGGGACGGCGAGCGCATGTTCCAGGCCGCGCGCTTCGTGACCGAAATGCAGTATCAGCACCTTGTCTTCGAAGAGTTCGCCCGCCGCATCCAGCCCAACGTCGATCCCTTCGTGTTCACCAACACACCAGACATGGACCCGTCGATCATCGCGGAGTTCGCGCATACGGTTTACCGGTTCGGCCATTCGATGCTGAACGACACGGTCGACCGGCTGGACAATGACCTGAACCCGCTGGGTGGCGACCATGCCACGCTGATCGAGGCTTTCCTGAACCCGCAGATGTTCGCGGCCTCCGGTGCGGACGTGGGCGAGATCATCGCCAACGTGGTGCGCGGTGCTGTCGGTGACGTCGGCAACGAGATCGACGAATTCGTGGTCCCTGCCCTGCAGTCGAACCTGCTGGGCCTGCCGCTGGACCTCGCTGCGATCAACATCGCCCGCGGCCGCGAGACCGGCATCAAGTCCCTGAACGAGATTCGCAAGGAGCTCTACAACGACTATGGCCACGCGGACCTCAAGCCCTACACCAGCTGGATCGACTTCGCCCAGCACATGAAGCATCCGCAGTCGCTGGTGAACTTCGTGGCGGCCTACGGCACCCACGCCGCCATCACCGGCGCCACCACGCTGGAGGAGAAGCGCGCCGCAGCTTGGGAGTTGATCACCGGCACAACGCTGGATGGCGTTCCTTCGGCCAATCCCCTCATCGCCGATCGACTCGATTTCCTCAATGCCCGTGGGACCTACGCCACCGCTGCCCTCGGCGGCATGAACAACGTCGACCTGTGGATCGGCGGTCTGGCCGAAGAGCTGAACGAATTCGGCGGCATGCTGGGATCGACCTTCAACTTCATCTTCGAATACCAGATGGAGCATCTGCAGACCGGCGACCGCTTCTATTATCTGAGCCGCACGCAGGGCACCAACCTGCTCAACCAGCTGGAACCCAACACCTTCACCGATCTGGTGATGCGCAACTCTGACCTGTCCGATCCTCATGCGACGCACCTGAACGGGTCGCTTTTCGTCACGCCGGACTTCGTCTTCGAACTGGACCGCGGCATCGCACAGCGGCACGGCACCGTCGATCCGACGCATGATGATCCCTTCCTTCAGATGATCGATCCCAAGGTCGAGCGCGACTATTCCAATACGGTCACCATCGACGGCCACGATTACGGCGGCACGATCCGGTTCTCTGGCGGCGAGCATGTCGTGCTGGGCGGCACCGAAGGCCGCGACAGCCTCTACGGCGACAAGGGCATCGACACCCTGTGGGGTGACGGCGACGACGACTATCTGAACGCGGGCATGGAATCCGACAACGTCTTTGGTGGTGCCGGCAACGACATCATCGAGGATCCCTTCGGCGACGACGTGCTGCGCGGCGGCGAAGGTGACGACGTCATCAGCGCCGGCTCCGGCCTTGACCTGATCTTCGGCGACGAGGGCAGCGACTTCATCATCATGGGGATGGACGACAAGGAAGGCTTCGGCGGCGAGGACAACGACTTCATGCTGGGCGGCACCGGGAACGAGCTGGTGCAGGGCGGCGAAGGCGACGACTGGCTGGAAGGCGGCGACGGTTTCGACACGCTGGCCGGCGACAACTCTCAGCTGTTCTTCAACTCCACCATCGTCGGTCACGACGTGATGTGGGGCCAGGGCAACGACACCGATTACGACGGTGAAAGCGGCGACGACATCATGCTGTCGGGCCCCGGCATCCAGCGTTTCAACGGGATGTTCGGCTTCGACTGGGCCATCGCCAAGCACGACACGCAGGGCGTCGATTTCGACTTCGGCATCCCGCTCTTCGTGAACGACCCCGGCTTCATCCTGCGCGACCGCTTCGATCTGGTCGAAGGCGGATCCGGCTGGAAATACGACGACGTGATCGCCGGCGACGACCGCGGCAACACCCGTGTCGACTTCGGTATCGATGCGGTGTGGGAAAAGCACCAGCTGGACCAGGCGGGCATCGACCGGATCGAAGGTCTGGCCGAGTTGCTAAATGTCGTAGGCGTGGCGGGCGCGTCCTTCCGCGACGGCAACATCCTGCTGGGCGGTGACGGCAACGACCGGCTGCAGGGCAATGGCGGTTACGACATCCTCGACGGCGACGCCTGGATGAACGTGCGTCTGGCCATCGGCCCGGATGCCAACGGGGTGGAGGCTCCGGTCACCACGGCGGAAAGCCTGGCAGAACTGGTCCCCTACATGCTGAACGGCACGATCAAGCCTAGCCAGATCAGCATCGTGCGGGAAATCCTGTATGACGAAACGCCGGACGACAATATCGACACCGCCATCTATCGCGGCACCCGCGCGGAATATCTGATCGAGGGCGCCGACACGATGATCATCGACGGTCTGGAGGTGCAGGGCTTCTTTGGCTATGCCTTCGACGCCAACAACGATGGCTTCATCTCGATAATGGACCTCGACGACGGGATCACCGGCGCCACGGTCAACGGCACCCCGCTGATCAGCCGCAGTCTGGTGGTCGACGATACCGACAAGCTGCGCAACATCGAACATCTTGAATTCACGGACCGCACCCTTGTCGTCGGCTCTGACCAGATCCTTGGGATCGGGACAGTGGCGATCAACGATCCCACACCCTTTGACGACGGCACGACCATTCTGGTCACGCCCTATGTCGGGCAGGAACTGACGGCGACCCTGACCCTCGACCCCTCGATTTCCGCGCCGCTGGATGCGAACGGCAACCCGGTCGGGCTGACCTTCGAATGGCAGCAGAAGCTGGAAAACGGAAACACCGGCTGGCAGACCATCGGCACCGGCCTGACCTATGTGGTCCAGCCCGGCACTGCTGGGCAGCTGATGCGGGCGGTCGCAGTGTTCGAGACTGCGGGCGGCATCACCGAGCGGATCGGCGGTCCGGCCACGGATCTGGTCGAACGCCCCCTGTTCGTGAACGAGGAATCGCCAGCCGGCACCGTGGTCATCGACCGCGTTCCCTTCGACACCGCGGGTGCCCTCGTTCCCAGCCAGTACATCAGTCACGCCATCGTGCCGGGTCAGGATGCCGGTGGGCGCTTTGCCATCGTGACGAACGGCCTCGATCCCAACGGCGCACCGCGCTATTCCATCGTGGTCGCGGACCCGGCGCCGGTCATGGATTACGAGATGCAGGATGCCTTCCAGACGGTCGACAACCAGTATCAGATCGTGGTCCAAAGCACCGATATCCGCGACGGCACCATCATCGACACGCGCCAGCTGACGGTGCTGCTGAACGACGTGGCAGAGGTGAACGTCGCACCGACCGACATTCAACTGAATGTCGTGGCCGCAGGCGATACCCTGCCCGATGTCGGCCTTCTGGGCACGCTGTCCACCACGGACGACAATGCGATCACCGGCTTTACCTACCAACTGGTGGGTGGCAGCGTCGGGTTCGCGGTCTCGCCGAGCGGTGAGGTGTCGCGGCTCGACACACCGCTGGACGCAGGCACGACCTATACCCTTGATATCCGGGTGACGGCCCCCGATGGTCTGACCCGGACCGAGACCTTCGTGCTGACCACCGGCGACAACGGCAACAATGCCATCGTCTTCACTACGGCCAGCGATGCCGTGGGCTATGGCGGCAACGGTGCGGATGTCATCGTCGGCAACGTGGGCAACGATGCCCTGTTCGGTCAGGTTGCGCGCGACCAACTGTTCGGCGGTCTGGGCAACGACAGCCTCTACGGTGGTCGCGGGGTCGATGACCTCTTTGGCGGCGACGGCAACGATACTCTGATGGGTGACGAGGCCAACGACGCGATCTTCGGTGGCAACGGTGACGACCGGATCGTCTGGACGTCGCGCAACGGCGGCGGCATCGATGGTCACGACGTCATCGACGGTGGCGCGAACGATGCGGGTGGCGATACCTTCGTGCTGAACGGGCGGTCCGACATCTCGGAACTCTACCGCATCTACACACGCGCAGAGGCCATCGCGGCCGGTGCGACGGAAGCCAGTCTGGCACCGGGCACCGAGATCGTCGTGACACGCGGCAACAACCTATCCTTCGATGTCCGCATCATCGCGGAACTCGATAACATCGAGGAGATCGTGGTCAATCTGGCCCGCGTGACGCCGCTGACGCCGAACGGCGTCATCAACGGCAGCCGGATCGAGGTGATCGGCGACTTTACCGGTACCAGCCTGCGCCCGAACACGATCCACATCGACGGTGGCTCGGGAGACGATACGGTCGATATCTCGGCCCTGACCTCGGCCCACCGGATCGTCTTCAAGTCGAACGGCGGCCACGACACGGTGATCGGAACGCCGCGCCCGCAGGACGTGATCGACATGGGTGACACCCCGTTGCCCGATGCGCCCGTCGGGGTTCCGACCAGCACGACCGATGACACCGATCAGGATGACGACGACAGCGGTGAAAGCGGCAGTGACGATGGCGCGGACAATTCCGGCAATGACGGAGCTGACAACGGATCAGACGGATCCGATGACGGCAGTGCAACCGGCAGCGGGTCGGACGATGAGGGGTCCGTTGACGACGACGGGGGTGACGACGCGACGTCTGAGCCTGTGTCTTCGGATCCTGTTGTTTTGGTTCCTGCGGTTGTGGACATGGTTTTGACGGGGACGGATGCGGGGGAGACTCTGGTGACCGAGACCGGGGCGGATCATGTGTTTGGCGGCGGCGGCGATGACAACATCATCACGGGTGCTGGGGCGGACATGGTCTTTGGCGACGGCGGGAGTGACCGGATCTTTGCCGGCGACGGGGCGGATTACGTCACCGGCGGGGCCGGAACGGATCTGGTCTTCGGCGGGGCCGGCGACGATACCTTCGTGGCGACTTATAGCGACGGCGATGACATCTATCATGGCGACGGTTTGGGGGGTGACAGCGGGTCGGACACGCTGGACATGGCGGCGATCAAGCTGGCCGTCACGGTCGATCTGGGGACCGACGGCAACAGCCGCGGCAGTGCCTACAGCGGCTGGACCGGGACCGATATCCTTTACGACATCGAGAATGTCGTGACCGGGTCCGGCGACGATGTCATCACCGCAAGCACGGCCGTCAACGTGATCGACGGCGGGGCGGGCATGGATATCTTCCGCTTTACCAGTGCGGCGGCGGCGGACGGCGACACATTGTCGAGTTTCCAGCCCGGCGACACCATCGATCTGTCGCAGATCGACGCGATGGCCGGACAGGCCGGGGATCAGGCCTTCACCATCACCAGCGGCGCGCTGACCGGTGCGGGGCAACTCCTGATCTCGGAGGAGGTGCGCGACGGCCAGACCTTCACCTTGGTGCAGGGCACGGCGGACGATGACGCAGAGGCCGACTTCACCATCGCGATCCGCGGATCGCATCACCTGACCGCGGGCGACTTCAGCCTGTGA
- a CDS encoding ABC transporter transmembrane domain-containing protein, protein MRAGDTKDHIKMKQVQKITAGLKSVLVYIFGLSGIINILALTGSIYMLQIYDRALGSGSIPTLLTLSALAIGLYLFQGLFDILRSQLLVRVGARLDRQIAPLAHRVVVDMPRFGYSTAEALERGRDVDTVRAFLGSQGPVAIFDIPWMPVFLIFVYMLHPLLGALTLGGMVVLAMIAVVTELLTRRLTGATQAAVIARNAIAESNARNADVIKAMGFAGRAVERFTAANRDHLDLHTKANDISGTFGALSRVLRMILQSALLGLGAYLTITGDLSAGAIIASSVASSRALAPIDMAIGNWKQVVGARAAFARLKETAIATASAPRPAVSAHTGRIPAAGRDHRGRPRIGPGAAGGCHDGTGGRSGAGDHRAVGQRQDDAGQGDDRHHAGAARGGPP, encoded by the coding sequence ATGCGCGCAGGGGACACCAAAGACCACATCAAGATGAAGCAGGTGCAGAAGATCACCGCCGGGCTGAAGTCCGTGCTGGTCTATATCTTCGGTCTGTCGGGGATCATCAACATCCTGGCCCTGACCGGGTCGATCTACATGCTGCAGATCTATGACCGCGCGCTGGGCAGCGGCAGCATTCCGACACTGCTGACGCTGTCGGCGCTGGCGATCGGGCTCTACCTGTTCCAGGGGCTCTTCGACATCCTGCGCTCGCAGCTGCTGGTGCGGGTCGGGGCGCGGCTGGACCGGCAGATCGCCCCCCTCGCCCACCGCGTCGTCGTCGACATGCCGCGCTTTGGCTACAGCACCGCCGAGGCGCTGGAGCGGGGCCGCGACGTCGATACGGTGCGCGCCTTCCTCGGCAGTCAGGGGCCGGTCGCGATCTTCGACATTCCCTGGATGCCGGTCTTTCTGATCTTCGTCTACATGCTGCACCCGCTTCTGGGCGCGCTGACGCTGGGCGGCATGGTCGTGCTGGCGATGATCGCCGTCGTCACCGAACTGCTGACCCGCCGCCTGACCGGGGCCACGCAGGCGGCCGTGATCGCGCGCAATGCCATCGCGGAATCCAACGCCCGCAACGCCGATGTCATCAAGGCGATGGGCTTTGCCGGCCGCGCGGTGGAGCGGTTCACCGCGGCCAACCGCGACCATCTGGACCTGCATACCAAGGCCAACGACATCTCGGGCACCTTCGGCGCGCTGTCGCGGGTGCTGCGGATGATCCTGCAGTCCGCGCTGCTGGGTCTGGGCGCCTATCTGACCATCACCGGCGATCTGTCGGCGGGGGCGATCATCGCCTCGTCCGTCGCCTCGTCGCGGGCGCTGGCGCCCATCGACATGGCGATCGGCAACTGGAAGCAGGTCGTGGGCGCCCGCGCCGCCTTTGCCCGCCTGAAGGAGACGGCCATCGCCACGGCCAGCGCCCCCCGCCCCGCTGTCTCTGCCCACACCGGTCGGATCCCTGCGGCTGGACGCGATCACCGTGGCCGCCCCCGGATCGGGCCGGGTGCTGCTGGCGGATGTCACGATGGAACTGGTGGCCGGTCAGGCGCTGGGGATCATCGGGCCGTCGGGCAGCGGCAAGACGACGCTGGTCAAGGCGATGACCGGCATCATGCCGGTGCTGCGCGGGGCGGTCCGCCTTGA
- a CDS encoding ATP-binding cassette domain-containing protein — MELVAGQALGIIGPSGSGKTTLVKAMTGIMPVLRGAVRLDGADLPQWPEAELGRYTGYLPQDVSLMDATIAENIARFAEHLDMTAIVAAALAAGVHEMIVKMPDGYQTRLGAGGIALSGGQRQRIALARALYGDPFLVVLDEPNSNLDTEGEAALTEAVAKVRARGGIVVVIAHRPTALAAVNMVAVVQGGRLTAFGPKDDIIGPKPVPQPAADRPAADRPATDRPAAAEPQPMVLQPAHRVTA; from the coding sequence ATGGAACTGGTGGCCGGTCAGGCGCTGGGGATCATCGGGCCGTCGGGCAGCGGCAAGACGACGCTGGTCAAGGCGATGACCGGCATCATGCCGGTGCTGCGCGGGGCGGTCCGCCTTGACGGCGCCGACCTGCCCCAGTGGCCCGAGGCCGAACTGGGCCGCTACACAGGCTATCTGCCGCAGGACGTCAGCCTGATGGACGCCACGATTGCCGAGAACATCGCGCGCTTTGCCGAACATCTGGACATGACGGCGATCGTCGCGGCAGCGCTGGCCGCGGGCGTGCACGAGATGATCGTGAAGATGCCCGACGGCTACCAGACGCGTCTGGGGGCGGGCGGCATCGCCCTGTCGGGCGGTCAGCGGCAGCGGATCGCACTGGCCCGCGCGCTTTACGGCGACCCGTTCCTGGTGGTGCTGGACGAGCCGAACTCCAACCTCGACACCGAGGGCGAGGCGGCCCTGACCGAAGCGGTGGCCAAGGTGCGCGCGCGCGGCGGCATCGTCGTCGTCATCGCGCACCGCCCTACGGCGCTGGCCGCGGTCAACATGGTCGCCGTCGTGCAGGGCGGGCGTCTGACCGCCTTCGGCCCGAAGGACGACATCATCGGGCCCAAGCCCGTCCCGCAACCCGCAGCAGACCGACCCGCAGCAGACAGGCCCGCCACAGACAGGCCCGCGGCGGCAGAGCCGCAGCCGATGGTCCTGCAACCGGCACACCGGGTGACGGCATGA